The Chitinophagales bacterium genomic sequence CGACGTTATGTGGAAGAAACGCGTATGGCGCGAAATAGATATTCGTGAAAAGCAAAATATGGCTTTCCGCTATCCCGGTGATGATTATACCGGTGGTGGTTACTTCATTGAGATCATTCTGGATGCAGTTAAAAAAGGCAAAATTAAAGCTTATTCTAACATAGATGAGCGCTTTACAAATGCCTTAACTAAAGACCAGATACTGGAGATCATGATCGGTACTCCTGACACTAACTATGTTGAGGATCCGTTTACAGGTGAGATCAAAGTGGTTATCACAAGCCGTGAATTTAACCCCGATATCGTAACCAAATACAGGATCAAAGAAGATTGGATATTTGACAGGAACCTGGGTAAAATGGTGGTACGTATCATTGGTATTGCCCCGATAAAGGATATCATTGACGAGAATACCGGCTTGTTCCGTGCTTCTCAGGCTGTGTTCTGGTTATACTACCCTGAGATAAGGCCAATGCTTGCACAATATGAGGTTTTTAATCCTGAAAATGATGTTGCACGTATGACATGGAATGACTTCTTTGAGGGCAGGTTCTTCTCAAGCAAGATCATTAAGACCAGCAATCCTTTCGATATGAGCTACAACAACAGGGGTATGTCTCCACTGGAAGCTCTGTACGAAGGTCAGAAAGCATCTGAAATGTTGTTTAACAAAGAACATGATATGTGGGTATACTAATTGCCTGCTTAACGATAAGAAAAAGCTGCTGTATCTTTACAGCAGCTTTTTTATTGCTTACAGAGGCTTGAATCTCCCCTCATTTAATTAATATTGCAGCCCGTTAATTACATATAATGAATAGAGAATTACCCAGGTTGGAGGTATGTTTGTCTCCTGCGTTATTGCATTTATTTGACACTGAGGGTAGCGTAGTGGTGATCATTGATGTATTCAGGGCTACGTCTACAATAGCTGCAGCGCTGTATAATAATGCAAAATCTGTTTGGCCGGTAGCTACCGTGGAAGAATGTATTGAGATAGGTAACAAAGTGGAAAACAGTATTACTGCAGGAGAGCGCAACGGTAAAGTGGTTGAGGGTTTACAACATGGTAATTCACCTTCGGAAT encodes the following:
- the gldN gene encoding gliding motility protein GldN, which gives rise to MNILRTYKLVATTALVMFGGVAFAQDNSMKDIQSQFNPIDAVKDGWQPSLVRDGAYDRVEHPTKILNWQPLRENDVMWKKRVWREIDIREKQNMAFRYPGDDYTGGGYFIEIILDAVKKGKIKAYSNIDERFTNALTKDQILEIMIGTPDTNYVEDPFTGEIKVVITSREFNPDIVTKYRIKEDWIFDRNLGKMVVRIIGIAPIKDIIDENTGLFRASQAVFWLYYPEIRPMLAQYEVFNPENDVARMTWNDFFEGRFFSSKIIKTSNPFDMSYNNRGMSPLEALYEGQKASEMLFNKEHDMWVY